A stretch of Microbacterium sp. LWH3-1.2 DNA encodes these proteins:
- a CDS encoding alpha/beta fold hydrolase, translating to MNIRKRRGLLGLAAAAAVALVAVIGVAAPATAEPTPAARPNPGPKPTIVLVHGAFADSSGWNLVAPALHADGYPVIAFSNPLRGVQYDSQYLRDFLTTIEGPVVLVGHSYGGALITNAATDNSNVKSLVYVAAYALDEGESVAAANTLGGGHAVITDHLVIRPFPGATEGDADAYIDPASFPDLFAQDVPKIVAKSMAAAQRPGSFASLVTPSGVPAWKTIPSWYMVAKQDRIIPPEAERAMAARANATTVEVDSSHVPMISKPQSVIALIKQAAK from the coding sequence TCCGAAAGCGTCGAGGACTCCTCGGCCTCGCCGCGGCCGCCGCGGTCGCGCTCGTCGCGGTCATCGGCGTCGCCGCTCCCGCCACCGCAGAACCCACCCCGGCCGCACGCCCCAACCCGGGGCCGAAGCCCACCATCGTCCTCGTCCACGGGGCGTTCGCCGACTCGAGCGGATGGAACCTGGTCGCGCCCGCGCTTCACGCCGACGGGTACCCGGTGATCGCGTTCTCCAACCCGCTGCGCGGGGTGCAGTACGACAGCCAATACCTCAGGGACTTCCTGACCACGATCGAGGGACCGGTCGTGCTCGTCGGCCACTCCTATGGCGGGGCGCTCATCACCAACGCCGCCACCGACAACAGCAACGTCAAGTCCCTGGTGTACGTCGCCGCGTATGCGCTCGACGAGGGCGAATCCGTGGCCGCAGCCAATACCCTCGGGGGCGGACACGCTGTCATCACTGATCACCTCGTGATCCGGCCCTTCCCCGGTGCCACCGAAGGCGACGCCGATGCCTACATCGATCCCGCGTCGTTCCCCGACCTGTTCGCGCAGGACGTACCCAAGATCGTCGCCAAGTCGATGGCGGCTGCGCAGCGCCCCGGCTCGTTCGCGTCGTTGGTCACCCCGTCGGGCGTTCCCGCCTGGAAGACCATTCCCAGCTGGTACATGGTCGCGAAGCAGGACCGTATCATCCCCCCGGAAGCCGAACGGGCCATGGCAGCCCGCGCGAACGCGACGACGGTCGAGGTCGACTCGTCCCACGTCCCGATGATCAGCAAACCGCAGTCGGTCATCGCGCTCATCAAGCAAGCCGCAAAGTGA